AAGACGACACACGGACCACAGGTAGGAGCGCACAGGTGTGGAGTCAGGACTAGGATTGGcctagtttatttaaaaaaaagtattattaaaCTGCCATCTTCCCTATTTGTCCTGCCGCCGGCTCCAGATCGACCGGCAGCAGTTTGATAAGATCATGGATCTGATAGAGAGCGGGAAGAAGGAGGGAGCCCGGCTGGAGTACGGAGGAGCAGCTTTGGGAGATAAGGGCCTCTTTATTCAACCCACCATCTTCTCCGGGGTCAAAGACCACATGCGCATCGCCAAGGAAGAGGTGCAGTTTGTTTCAGTTCATTCTAACTAAACCTGCACAGAGAGGTAACATGACACTGACACCCTGTGGAATAAAAGTGCAATTACACCAGAAACAGCACAGAGATGCAGGAAGTTAGAAAGCTTggacacacaggagaaaaaaacatgagttaC
The DNA window shown above is from Plectropomus leopardus isolate mb unplaced genomic scaffold, YSFRI_Pleo_2.0 unplaced_scaffold4243, whole genome shotgun sequence and carries:
- the LOC121939167 gene encoding aldehyde dehydrogenase, cytosolic 2-like — protein: QLAVEETQKGALYNQGQCCTAASRVFVEESIYEEFVRRSVENARKVVIGDPLDPKTTHGPQIDRQQFDKIMDLIESGKKEGARLEYGGAALGDKGLFIQPTIFSGVKDHMRIAKEEVQFVSVHSN